CCATGCCCCCCGTTTAGGAGGGGACCCTGTCCAGCGGGGACATTGGCTGctctgtggcagggctggacGCGGCGCTGCAGGGGTATCCCTTCGAGGCCTGGGGGCTCTCGGGgcctgagctgctggggctggacgCGCAGGCCCTGGAGGCGCTGGGCGTGTGGCCCTTGggacaccaggagctgctgctggaggccaCGGAGCAGCTCCGGAACCTGGTGAGTGCCGGCAGCCCGGGCGCTGCGGGatcccaggaggagcagggggacgTGGGGGCTCCCTGGGCTGAAGGAGGAGGATGTGGGATCACCGTGGGCTGGGTGGAAGGGACAGATGGGGTCACCTTGCGCTGGATGgaggtggggacacaggggcacCCTGTGCTCGGTGAAGAGGGGCTCTGAGGAGACCCTGGGCTGGACCGAGGGAAGGACACGGGGCACTGTGGGCTGGGTGAAGGGGGGAATGTGGAGGCACCCAGAGACCACCCTGCCCGTCCATCCATCCcccaggacacagggctggccAGCACCAGCCTGCGGACACTGAcggagaggctgcaggagctggcacagggcatCCAGAGCCtggtgcagggggagctgccagcaggggaTGCCCCCGATGCCCCCCAGCCGccctccctcaccctcctggCCCGAGTCATCGACCTGGTCGGGGCTGCCAAGGAACTCTTCTCCTGGCTCAACAGGTCTGGGGCAGGTGAgggcacccctgggtgctgggtgccCCCCACTCTGGGGGCTCAACTCTGTCTTCCCCCCAGGTATCTCTTCTCCACCCTCAACGACTTTTCGGCCAGCCGGGACATcgtcctgctctgtgcccagctggcagAGACGCTGCAGGCGGTGAGTGCCCAGgcctggctgctctcctgcccccacagctctgccagctgcagggggGGCCAATCTGGGGTGAGGGGAGATGGGGTGCAGGGGGGTTCCCCACAGGGTCCCCAGCTGGGCTAGAGCCATCCCATGGTGCTGATCCCACACCTtgtcccccaggagctgcctaTGGCTGAGAGGAACAGCGGGATCCTGCAGATTGTGAGTGCTGGCTGAGGAGGGGGTGACAGCCCCggggggctgccagggctcccctCACACCCCGCTGTCACCCACAGTGCCAGCACATCGAGGGCATCTGCCAGAGCATCGTGGGCTGCAGCCCCCCGGCGCTGCTGGAccgcagggctgtgctgcagcgtGTGGGGCTGGCGCTGCTCCCCGGCCCACAGGGCAGCCCCCCGAtgtcccccagcaccccaacgCTGCCCCTTGGCCTGTGGGAGAGCCCCCCAACATCCCCTGACACGCCAAAGCTGCCCCCCAGCCAATGGAGCGGCCCCCCAGGATCCCCTGAGACCCCAGCACCGCCCTCTGATCCTCTGGGGAGCCCCCAGGCGCTCCTCAGCGCCCGACTGGTGAGTCCCCTgcaccccagtgccccccctGCCTCGGGACCCCCAAACTCCTGCTCAGACCCCCATCCTGCCCCCACCAGGGCTTTGAGATCACCtccaccagctcctgcctgcactTTGTGTCTGCAGCCACCTCAGAGGTGAGTGAGgggctgtccctccctgtcacccccctTTATGCCCTGTGGGGAACACCCCATCCATGGGATCCTGACCCAGAGCAGgggggctgcctgtgcctgaCCCCGTGCAGCTCACCCCatgtgtgagcacagcctgggcatgGGGGAGCCCCCTCTGCACCccaatcccagcagcagccctggtgggTGCTGTGCAAAGTCGGGTTAATGGTCAAACCCTGGGTGGGAGTGGGAGCCTGAGTGGGAttagggagagagggagggagagaaccCAGGACTGTCCCCCACCTCTGCCCAGGTCCTGGCTGCCCACGGGGGCCACATCCTGCCTGGAGATGAGATCGTGGAGGTCAATGAGCAGGTGGTGGTGAGTCAGGGGGCCAGGGGCTCGAGGGGGCTGCTGGATTGGGCAGGGAGGACAtggacagggaggggagggctcgaggagtgctggggctgaggtGGGGGGATGCAGGAGTCATGAGCAGAAAGCAGGGAAAGGTCTGGGGGACACAGGAGCCATtgccaggagggtttgggggatgtgggatctgtggctggggtgggtttggggaatGTGGGATCTGTggctggggtgggtttggggcaTGTGGGATCTGTGGCTGGGGTGGGTTTGAGGGATGTGGGATCTGTggctggggtgggtttgggggatgtgggatctgtggctggggtgggtttggggaatGTGGGATCTGTGgctggggtgggttttggggaatGTGGGATCTGTGGCTGGAGTGGGTTTGGGGAATGTGGGATCTGTGgctggggtgggttttggggaatGTGGGATCTGTggctggggtgggtttgggggatgtgggatctgtggctggggtgggtttggggaatGAAGCAtccgtggggctggggcagtgtcCCACAGCTCACCCAGGATTTGCAGGTGGGTTGGACACCTGTCAACCTGGCGaggaagctgctggagaaggggaaCAGGGTGACTTTGGTGCTGAAGAAGATCCCCCTGGACCTGCCCAGCTCGCCCCCCTCTCCCAGGCAGCAGGTGAgtgatcccagtgctcccagtccagccccagtgctgcactgagctgtgctgggaaccaggcagagatgctcagagctgggcatcTCCCATCACTCTGGAGATCCATAAAGCTCTGGGGTCTGTGGTAGGATGGGGCTGGCACTGACACTCCATCCACAGCCCCCAGGAACATTTTTGGATGCTGCAAATTCCcctggcaccaggagcagcgAGAGCCCGggcagccctgtgtccctgacctccaggtgagccccatcccagcaccccagcaccccaatcTGGCCAGCAAGGAGTGTTTGGGTGCATCCAGGGCCTTTTCCCAGCCCTTTTTAGGGGAGGAGGTGCCAGCAGTGTGGCAGCTGCCTGTGAGCAGCCCAGGAAGCTGCCAGGACTCTTAAGGAATGACAGAAAGGGAGGGGTTTGTAATTCATTCACTTGGTAACGTTTTAGTGGGGTTGGAACTATATTTAGACATGACCCTTCTCCCGTCCCGGAATGGAAAAGCGTGCGGAGAGCCAGCGGTGGTGCGGGCAGCAGCCGGGCTGGGGAGGCCGCTGGAACTGAGCTGGAGCTCTGCCACCAcgtcccctccagccccattCCCGGGGCAGGGAGTGCCCCAGCCCGAGGTTGATCAGGGATCCCGGCAGGTTTGGGGCTCAGGGGTCCCGTTTTCCTCCCAGCGTTGTGGCCGACTTGGACTCGGGAGCAGACTCTGCCCCGGATCCCATCAGTGACgaggagcaggaagaggacGAGCAGGATCTGAGGCTGcccggggctgtcccagctgtggaggagctgccaggactGTCTGGACAGGGTagggtgggagcagagggtgTCTGGGGTGGAGCAGTTCCCCCCAGAacaggctgcagccctgctcgctgttcccaggtgctgctgcagaggaggtgTGGGACAGTGGCACCCCCCTGGACACCCCCCCGAGCACCCCTGCTGTCACTGAGCCCTGTgccacagagctgagccccaggacagcccccaccacgggggctgggggagcagagcccagccagctCCCTGAGGAGGTGAGACTAGGGGGGACGTGCTGGGGGGGTGTCAGAAATTCCCCTCTGAGCccctgctgtgggtgtgtgAACTGGGGGTCCCTCTGGGGGTCCCTAagggctgtggtgctgctggggaggctcaacaaacacagccctgccctcaccCCCTGCACTGTCACTAAAATCTCATCTCCATCTCGCCGCCCAGGGCAGCCCCCGCACGGGACGCAGACCTAAaggtgagcagagccctgccaggctgggctgggtggggctgggggctgtgccaggggggctctgctcccctttccctgccctgacaccccagccctgctgtgctgcaggagtggcgaccaggctgggctggatggggctgggggctgtgccaggggggctctgctcccctttccctgccctgacagcccaccctgctgtgctgcaggagtggCGACCAGGCTGAGCCGCCGGCGGGTCTCGTGCCGGGACCTGGGCCGGGTGGACTGCGATGGGTGGCTCCTCAAGAAGAAGGACCACGTGGGGTTCATGGCCCAGAAGTGGAAGCGGTGCTGGCTGGTGCTCAAGGGCCACACACTCTACTGGTACAACCACCCCAACGTGAGTGGGGCactgggtgtccctgcctgggcagctggggTTTCCTGGGGTGGTGCAGACACGGCTGTCCCTGACCCTGCAGGATGAGAGGGCTGCAGGACTCATCAACGTGGCCACCTACAGCCTGGAGAGCACCAGGgagcagaagaagaaatagtGAGTGGGGTCTGGTGGGGGAAGAGGTGGGGATGCTGTGCCAAGGACACGTGCTGGGAGCCACCTGCATGTCCCCATGGGGCTGATGAgatccccacagcactgctggggtttCCATGGGGCTGATGAgatccccacagcactgctggggtttCTCTGGGGCTGATGAGATCCCCACAGGGTTCCTGGGGTTTCCATGGGGCTGATGAGATCcccacagggctgctggggtTTCTGTGGGGCTGATGAgatccccacagcactgctggggtttCTGTGGGGCTGATGAGATCCCCACAGCGCTGCTGGGGTTTCTGTGGGGCTGATGAGatccccacagagctgctggggtcTCCATGGGGCTGATGAGATCCCCACAGGGTTCCTGGGGTCTCCATGGGGCTGATGAGATCCCCATGGGGCTGATGAgatccccacagcactgctggggtttCTGTGGGGCTGATGAgatccccacagcactgctggggtttCCATGGGACTGATGAGAtccccacagggctggcaccttGCAGTACTGTGCCCACACTCTCTGCACTATCTGGTGGTGCCTGGGATGAGCTGAGGACCAGAGCTGGCTTGGGATGGGGTCTGTAGTGGCtggaggggctcagggctggccctgTGTCACCACAGCAGCCACCCCCTTGTCCTCAGtgtgttccagctgtgccaccagaCATACAAGCCCTTTGTGTTTGCTGCTGAAACCTTGGCTGACCTGAGCATGTGAGTACTGGAGCCAAtggccagcaccagccccaccagcctgggctggccTGGACCCTCCTCcccctgtctgtccatcccttccctccccaggtggGTCAGTCGCCTGGTGACGGCCAAAACAAAGTACACACTGGCCCACAAAGATGTGCCAGACAAGGAGGAAGGTAATGAGGCATcctggggtgggtgggaggggTCCCCATGGGGTCGTggtgccacagccctgctgtgggaccGCTGGGAGCTTGGCCCATGATCTGGGGGAACGTGACAAACGCTCCCTGAGAGGTGGCTGGGATGATTCTCAGCCCTGGGAGGGAATTTGTGTCTTCTCCCATGGCCTCCAGACTGCTACAGTGAGACAGAAGCTGAGGATCCTGATGATGAGACCCCCAGGCACAGATCTGACTCGGTGAGTGCCCCtgggggacaccctggggacagagggacagagttCCCTGTCTCACCTCCTGCTCCATCTCTCCCTCAGCCAAGGAAGAAGCTGCAGAACACCCCAGAGAAGGCTcagccctccccagccagcagcccccagggcagtccccggccctgctcccccaTGGGTAGGTGCCAGGGGGGACATCTGAGTGCCTGTCACTTTGTGTCCCCTTTCTCCTCTGGGTGTGCTGTGACTCTGGGTGTGTTTGAGTGTGAACCATCTCAGGATGAAGAGAGCCTGCAGGAAAGGTGGAGAGGGATTTGTTTTGAGGGCACAGAGTGATAGGGAAAAGGGGAATGTATTTAAACTAaaaagagtaggtttagattggacattAGAAGGAGGATCTTCcagtgaggccctggcacagggtgcccagagaatGGGAAATTTCACTGGAAATGTCCCAGGAGAAAcctgggagatactgggaggtgtccctgccatggcagggggtgcaacaagatgatttttaaggtcccatccatcccaaaccactccatgatcCCACGCCTTCGAGACAGGGGGACCCTGAGGGgtctcagggctgtgccctcctgctCCATGCCCCTCTCTCCTTGGCCAGACCCCGCTGGGGAGGATCTGGAGAGCCTGATGCTGTGCCTGAGGCAGGGCGGGGTGTCCCTGATGGGGCAGCGGCGCTTCCTGACGCAGGAGCAGTGCCGGAAATCCTTCCTGCGGCGCAACAAGAACCCGCACATCAACGAGAGGGTGCACGCCGTGCGGGCCCTGCAGAGCACGCTCAAGGTggggtcccacagcccccctgaaccctcccagtgccccctgGCCGTGGGTGTCCCCCACAAACCCTGCATTGCTGTGGGCAGGCGAAGCTGGCGGAGCTGcaggccctggagcagctgctgggagaggctgcGCTCACCTCGGACGCGTTCAGGCGCTGGAAggaggagcaccaggagctgtaCCAGGAGCTGCgggagggctgggcagggcagcagggccagggggcTCATGgagaccagcacagcccccaggaagaggcagctgagccctgacatcccagcaggagctgcccgcAGGACTCTGTGCTGAGGGGCATGGACACATTTTGGAAGGCTCAGCCCCCAGAGGAGCCACCTGCAGGGGAAGTGGCTTCTGTGACAGTCTTAATTTTTCCTAGTTTGCCTTCTCTTGGCTGCAGGCTGGCAAGGGGGGCATTTTCAGCCCCcactgtggtgctgctgtggtgcGGCCCGGCCACGGGCTCTACTGTAAATAAAAGTGTTGACAGGGCCTGGTCGTACCGTGGTTTTTCTTGGCGctgaaatcataaaatcatggaattgtttagactggaagagacctccaagatcatcgagtccagctgTAAACCCGGCACTGCCGCGTtcccccaagtgccacatccaaatGTttttggacactcccagggatggtgactcaaccagACTGTCCCAGTGCTTCACCACTTTTTCCACTGAGAAATTCCTCCTGACGTCcaacctcctcctcccctggtGCAAGCTGAGGCCGCTTCCTCTTGTCCCGTCGATTCTCCTGCTAAGGAGCTGCGGAGATCCAGATgaattccccaattccccctTTCCTCCAGACTGAGCCCCCTCAGCGCCCGCCCTACGGGTGCCGCCCGCGGCCACTCTTCCTCCACCAGCGCCCGCCGCTTCCtgcgcggcgcggcgggggcggggccagcgtTCAGGCCAGCCAATGAGCTACAGGCAGGGGCGTGATCGAGGAGTTTGATTGGCTGAGATGCTGCTAAGCCCCGCCCTCCCCGCgagccccgccccgccgccggcgGAGGTAACGGTCGCGGCGCGCGGGGGTGGCGGGAgaggcgcggcggcggcggcaggtgAGGGACGGAGCGACCCCGGCCCAGCCCACACCCTCACGGTACCGACACCAGCACCACCGGTACCGGCAGCACCGGCACCGGAGCACCGGCAGCGCCGCTACCACACCCGCACCGCACCCCGgaccctccagccctgcagggagggctctcccagctcctcatgGCCTCCCCCCTCAGCGATCGGCTGCCGCCCCTCAGCAGGGACCGGGCCCGAACCCGAACCCGCGGACCCTCAGGGACTGATCCTGAGAGACGGAGCCCCCAGATCCTCAGGGGCTGATCCTCAGGCTCTgtccccccaccctgccctcaaGGACCGGGACCTCCAGCCCGTCAGAAATTGACCTGAAATTGAGCGTGTCTGCCGAAATTGGCTATACCTAAATTGACTATTATAAGCACTGCgtttatttcatttctgtgctgagTGAAATACTGTTGCTGGTTCAGTATCCTGTTGTATTCCCAATGTTTCTCCTGGGTTGTAACATCTGTGTTTATGAATGTTTCCAGGAATTAATGTCTTCCCTGAGCTCTTTGAATCAGTTTAACAAAAATATGTAGCAGCTGCTGGTTGGGTATGGGTTTGTAGAGGCCTTGAATTTCCACTGAGTAGGTGTAAATGGCATTTGCATTATCAGACAGGAAATTCACTGTCTGAAGCACTCAGAAATAGATAAATTAACCCAAAACTCTGGGCAGATAAAGATTGCTGTTCATGGCACAGAAAGGCTCATTTTTGAAGGACTTTTTTCCTCGTGTAGTTGCTCAGTGACCTCTACAGAGGGCAGAAATGATCTGGTTGAGAGTTAAgacttttaaagagaaatttttagTCTCTGTAGACACAGATTGAGTGTGCAGGTACCGTGGGTGCTCTGTAAATACCTGCCCTGGGGATAACAGCTGAAAAGTGCTGCTCAGTACCTGGAGAATGGTGCAAACAGGAATTCTCCTTTCTCAGGCATAAAGAAAACctgcaaggttttttttttaaggtgttgCTGCAGGGAAAGCACAAATTTTATTGGGAGAAGAAGCCAGTTAAATAGTGAATGCTGTGTTGCTGTGATGAGTAGCTGCTGTGTGGGAACAGGGTGTGGATTGTACTCacttaaaataagatttttattcatttgtCCAGGTCTCTAGACAGATGAGATGGCTGCTCCTGAGAAAGacccagagctgaggctgctgcagaagaaTCCATTGGGTAAGGACAGTCCTTTCAGTCCTTTCTccaaagccctgctgctctTGGATCCTGTTTCAGTTTCTCTGGGGAGACACGTGGCCCTCAGGATTCTCTACCAGAAccttttttgttaaaaaaagtcttatttTCTACCCTTGCCTGCTTTTTCAGTAATCATTTGATAAAGAATTTCTCCCTTAATCTGAATCTGGGAGAGTTTTTTAGAGTTAATGCAAAAATATCTCTTTATCttgctgtttgctgtgctgctgctctttctaGTCAGAGCATCAGCTGGGTGTAATGTGACCAGACTAATCAATGGGAATGTAATTTACAGCTTCTGCATTCTCACTTCCTCACCAAGATTGTTTTTCAGTCTCCTGTTGATGTTATTTGACTTCCCTGTGCTTCCTGCCATTTCcttttgcaaaaaaatattattttaacatGAACACAGGGAGTGAGGCAAGGCTCTCTTTGGGGTTTGGTAATTACAAATGGCTTCATTAAAGCATAAATATCCCTGTTTTTATTCTCCAGACCCCAGCAGCTGTCAGAGGAGCAAGTTTTTGGAGAGTGAGTGGAAGACAGAGATGCTGGCTGTGAAGTGCCAGGGCCGCCTGAGCCGCTGCCCCAGCGTGGCCGAGAGTGGGGATGGGGGCATTGGCACCTCCTGCTCAGACAGCACCGAAGGTGATGGGCACCACCGGGTCacacctgcagggcacagcctggcacaatGTCTGAAACCACTTCAAATCCAGATGTGTTGTAGCAGAGTGAGGAGGGGGCTGGCTGTTCCTCTGAGCTTGGTTATTGCCTCACTGCACTGCTTTTAACTGACTCAGAGCCACCTTGGTGGCTTGCTGGCTCTTGAGAGATGTATCAGCAAGTCTgctgtgtgatttttaaatttttttaaaggaaatagtTTGTCGGTGCCTTTGTGCAGAAGTGTTTGGCTCTGCAGTGTTAgagctgagagctctgctgcctggccTTCAGCTGAGGCACACTCTGGGAAATTTCTGCTCCCAGCAATCCTTTCCACCTGATTGTTTTTGTCTTCATTGATTCTCTTTTCAGTAATGAGGGACTTTGGGGTGTTCCTAAAAACACTTCACACATCTTTGTGTTCCAGAGAGCCTTTGGAACGAGCTGTAAATCTTAGTAATGTGCCAGTGAAATGGAGTCTTTAGCAGGTCTGGCTGTTGGAAGTACTGCTAGAAATATTACACAGGCACACGTTAAAGTGTTCCATCAGCCTCTCTCGGGATAATAAAACACCCATttggcaggtggggacagggaaggtGATTTCCCTTTGGGAAATAGCCCTGGTGAGTGCTGGTGATGTCACAGCCCTGTTGGGAGAGCCGAGGGtgacctgcagccctggctgctgctgaggcacGCTGAGCTCAGTACATTAGTCAGAAATGTTGTTGTGAGGACCCTCAGCACACCCAGGGAACTGATTGCAGCACCCACACGTGATGTGCTGGACAGGGAACTCTGGTTCCTGACAGTGACACCAGGGGATAAATTTAGGGGCTGTAAAAGGAAATGGTGCTGTCTCCTCTCTTTGCCAAGGTGAACGTGCTTGCAGCTGCCCAGTACCTGGTGTTCTCTGGagtccccaggcacagcctggctgagaGATTTTTGATGAAAGGATCGAGTGCCTTTATTGTGACAGTTCTGTAGCATGATTTTGGTCTCTGCAGAGTCTGATTTGGGCTGTATTCAAACTGTAGCGTTTATTCATTGTTGTGGCAGTGCTTGGAGGGTACAGACAGGTGGGAGGGTGACCTGGAGCATCACATGGGGATGGGCCTTGTGCCAAAGCTGTGAGGAAATCAAGTGTGTGTTCCTGGGGGAAACCTGCAGTTTCTGCAACACAGAACGTCCCAGGACGAGGAGTGGGAAGGGGCACTTTGCTGTTTGCCTTTCTCAGCCCTGGCTGTTGCTGTATTGAAATCTGAGAGTTGCTAAGAATAACCCCGAG
The genomic region above belongs to Catharus ustulatus isolate bCatUst1 chromosome 26, bCatUst1.pri.v2, whole genome shotgun sequence and contains:
- the CNKSR1 gene encoding connector enhancer of kinase suppressor of ras 1, translated to MEPVRCWGPAQAAAWLRGETRLSQLCAGEGTLSSGDIGCSVAGLDAALQGYPFEAWGLSGPELLGLDAQALEALGVWPLGHQELLLEATEQLRNLDTGLASTSLRTLTERLQELAQGIQSLVQGELPAGDAPDAPQPPSLTLLARVIDLVGAAKELFSWLNRYLFSTLNDFSASRDIVLLCAQLAETLQAELPMAERNSGILQICQHIEGICQSIVGCSPPALLDRRAVLQRVGLALLPGPQGSPPMSPSTPTLPLGLWESPPTSPDTPKLPPSQWSGPPGSPETPAPPSDPLGSPQALLSARLGFEITSTSSCLHFVSAATSEVLAAHGGHILPGDEIVEVNEQVVVGWTPVNLARKLLEKGNRVTLVLKKIPLDLPSSPPSPRQQPPGTFLDAANSPGTRSSESPGSPVSLTSSVVADLDSGADSAPDPISDEEQEEDEQDLRLPGAVPAVEELPGLSGQGAAAEEVWDSGTPLDTPPSTPAVTEPCATELSPRTAPTTGAGGAEPSQLPEEGSPRTGRRPKGVATRLSRRRVSCRDLGRVDCDGWLLKKKDHVGFMAQKWKRCWLVLKGHTLYWYNHPNDERAAGLINVATYSLESTREQKKKYVFQLCHQTYKPFVFAAETLADLSMWVSRLVTAKTKYTLAHKDVPDKEEDCYSETEAEDPDDETPRHRSDSPRKKLQNTPEKAQPSPASSPQGSPRPCSPMDPAGEDLESLMLCLRQGGVSLMGQRRFLTQEQCRKSFLRRNKNPHINERVHAVRALQSTLKAKLAELQALEQLLGEAALTSDAFRRWKEEHQELYQELREGWAGQQGQGAHGDQHSPQEEAAEP